In Acidaminococcus fermentans DSM 20731, one genomic interval encodes:
- the murI gene encoding glutamate racemase, protein MNRLDPIGVIDSGVGGLTVLKWLQEKMPHERFIFIGDTARTPYGNRSREEIQGFVGEMTAWLNRRNIKQLVVACNTITVLGTDVIKNGYDFSVIGMKKGAHMVEGVTRNKKVGFLATDFTVASGAHKKEIQEMDPEIQVFGQGCPKFVPLIEGEQFGSPELAAAIKEYTDKLKEYDVDTVMLSCTHYPFVEKEIREAFGPGVTILDPAERTVQAAMEDLKQRRLNRETGLGRAEVCFTADLERGKRLAARMLDMNQCDFRLIHL, encoded by the coding sequence ATGAACAGACTAGATCCCATTGGTGTTATCGATTCCGGGGTGGGGGGACTGACGGTCCTGAAGTGGCTCCAGGAGAAGATGCCCCATGAACGGTTCATTTTCATCGGGGATACGGCCCGTACTCCCTACGGCAACCGGTCCCGGGAAGAAATCCAGGGATTTGTGGGAGAAATGACCGCCTGGCTGAACCGGCGGAACATCAAACAGCTGGTGGTGGCCTGCAACACCATTACGGTACTGGGCACCGACGTGATCAAAAACGGGTATGATTTCTCCGTCATCGGCATGAAAAAAGGGGCCCATATGGTGGAAGGGGTCACCCGAAACAAAAAAGTGGGATTCCTGGCCACGGATTTCACGGTGGCTTCCGGGGCCCACAAAAAGGAAATCCAGGAAATGGATCCGGAAATCCAGGTGTTCGGCCAGGGTTGTCCCAAATTCGTCCCGCTCATTGAAGGGGAACAGTTCGGCAGTCCGGAACTGGCGGCGGCCATCAAAGAATATACGGATAAACTGAAGGAATATGATGTGGATACGGTGATGCTCTCCTGTACCCATTATCCCTTTGTGGAAAAGGAAATCCGGGAAGCCTTCGGGCCCGGGGTCACCATCCTGGATCCGGCGGAACGGACGGTCCAGGCGGCCATGGAAGACCTGAAGCAGCGGCGGCTGAACCGGGAAACCGGCCTGGGCCGGGCGGAAGTGTGTTTCACCGCCGACCTGGAACGGGGCAAGCGCCTGGCAGCCCGGATGCTGGATATGAACCAGTGTGATTTCCGGCTGATCCATTTGTGA
- a CDS encoding M20 metallopeptidase family protein: MDVKALAADEKAYILEQRHWLHAHPELGREEKNTTAHIAAELERMGIPVQTFPDITGCIGTIQGTKGPGKTLMLRADIDALPIQEADLTKTYASQNPGVMHACGHDCHTAMLLGAAKILSAHRDAFPGKVKLLFQMGEEIGTESRHYVEKGCLDDVDAIFGMHIWALLDAGTANLEDRERMACSDRFTLTLTGKTALSDAPEQGADPLAAAASVVMGLQQLVSRQNDPENTFVLTVGMMNSEGNKGELARSVQLVGTTRTFNKAFRKTLPEKIEKVARAFGEGLGCQVDCTYFFGPAPLINEHRNLNDCGRKAVARIMGDKALVPMEKQMGAEDFSVFMEKVPGVFLFLGARNKEKGICCVHHHPGFEVDEDVLPNGTGIEVQFALEYLNG; encoded by the coding sequence ATGGACGTAAAGGCCCTGGCGGCTGACGAAAAAGCGTACATCCTGGAACAGCGGCACTGGCTCCATGCCCATCCGGAACTGGGGCGGGAAGAAAAAAACACCACCGCCCACATTGCGGCGGAACTGGAAAGAATGGGGATCCCGGTCCAGACTTTCCCGGATATCACCGGCTGCATCGGCACCATCCAGGGGACCAAGGGGCCGGGAAAGACACTGATGCTCCGGGCGGACATCGATGCCCTGCCCATCCAGGAGGCGGATCTGACCAAAACCTATGCCTCCCAGAATCCCGGGGTCATGCATGCCTGCGGGCACGACTGCCATACGGCCATGCTCCTGGGAGCGGCCAAAATCCTCAGCGCCCACCGGGATGCCTTTCCAGGCAAGGTGAAACTGCTGTTCCAAATGGGGGAAGAAATCGGCACCGAGTCCCGTCATTATGTGGAAAAGGGTTGCCTGGATGATGTGGACGCCATTTTCGGCATGCATATCTGGGCCCTGCTGGATGCCGGGACCGCCAATCTGGAAGACAGGGAACGGATGGCCTGCAGCGACCGGTTCACCCTTACCCTTACCGGGAAAACGGCCCTTTCCGATGCCCCGGAACAGGGAGCGGATCCCCTGGCGGCGGCTGCCTCCGTGGTCATGGGGCTCCAGCAGCTGGTGAGCCGGCAGAACGACCCGGAAAACACCTTTGTGCTCACGGTGGGGATGATGAACAGCGAAGGGAACAAAGGAGAGCTGGCCCGGTCCGTCCAGCTGGTGGGCACCACCCGGACCTTCAACAAGGCTTTCCGGAAGACCCTGCCGGAGAAAATCGAAAAAGTGGCCCGGGCCTTTGGGGAAGGGCTGGGGTGCCAGGTGGACTGCACCTATTTCTTTGGGCCCGCCCCTCTTATCAACGAACACCGGAATCTGAACGATTGCGGGCGGAAAGCGGTGGCCCGGATTATGGGGGACAAAGCCCTGGTTCCCATGGAAAAGCAGATGGGGGCGGAAGATTTTTCCGTGTTCATGGAAAAGGTCCCCGGGGTGTTTCTGTTCCTGGGAGCCAGGAACAAAGAAAAGGGCATCTGCTGCGTCCATCACCATCCCGGATTTGAAGTGGACGAAGACGTGCTGCCCAACGGGACGGGAATCGAGGTCCAGTTTGCGCTGGAGTATTTGAATGGATGA
- a CDS encoding AbgT family transporter, which produces MTAGTQEKTKKSLMDRFLNAVEVAGNKLPDPATLFIILAVIVIILSAIFGSMGVSAVHPGTGKEIKVVNLLTVDGFRMMWSKAVTNFSTFAPLGMVLVCVLGAGVAEKSGFLAAFMQKMLGDAAPALVTWVIIFIGINGNVAGDAAFVVLPPVAGVIYLSMGRHPLLGVFTAFASVAAGFCANVMLGMSDSLAYGFTEAAAKLIDPSYQQTPAINYYFLVVSCFLLSFVGTFVTEKIMAPRFAGVDLSKYEIDKSLTEMTPRNKAAVNKAIVATLITLVVIALLCVGADPILGDPKTHSIMNVKSPFMTGIILMVTLVLFVPGAVYGFASGKYKNDKDMFADISQAFKDISSYILLCFFCSQFTSYFGWSKLGLVLAIKGAAGLKAMNFTGLPLIIGLVIVSCIVNIFIGSASAKWAILAPVMVPMMMLMGFDPALTQVAYRIGDSLTNPLSPLFYYFPLMLGFARKYEKDTGMGTIIANMLPYSICFAIAWLILLAAWVVLDLPLGPGGGIYL; this is translated from the coding sequence ATGACTGCAGGGACACAGGAAAAAACGAAGAAAAGTCTTATGGACCGTTTCCTGAACGCGGTGGAAGTGGCCGGCAACAAACTGCCGGATCCGGCAACCCTGTTCATTATCCTGGCGGTGATCGTCATTATCCTGTCAGCGATTTTCGGAAGCATGGGGGTATCGGCTGTCCATCCGGGCACGGGCAAGGAAATCAAAGTGGTCAACCTGCTGACCGTGGATGGATTCCGGATGATGTGGAGCAAGGCCGTGACCAACTTTTCCACCTTCGCTCCTCTGGGTATGGTGCTGGTTTGTGTGCTGGGGGCCGGTGTGGCTGAAAAAAGCGGGTTCCTGGCAGCCTTCATGCAGAAGATGCTGGGGGATGCGGCTCCGGCTCTGGTGACCTGGGTGATCATTTTCATCGGCATCAACGGCAACGTGGCCGGGGATGCGGCCTTTGTGGTGCTGCCGCCGGTGGCCGGGGTGATCTACCTGAGCATGGGGCGCCATCCGCTCCTGGGGGTCTTTACCGCCTTTGCCAGTGTGGCTGCCGGGTTCTGTGCCAATGTGATGCTGGGGATGAGTGATTCCCTGGCCTACGGGTTTACGGAAGCCGCCGCCAAGCTCATCGATCCCAGCTATCAGCAGACGCCGGCCATCAACTATTATTTCCTGGTGGTATCCTGTTTCCTGCTGAGCTTTGTAGGGACCTTCGTAACGGAAAAAATCATGGCGCCCCGGTTTGCCGGTGTGGACCTGAGCAAGTATGAAATCGACAAATCCCTGACGGAAATGACGCCCCGGAACAAGGCGGCGGTGAACAAGGCCATTGTGGCCACCCTGATTACCCTGGTGGTCATTGCCCTGCTGTGCGTGGGGGCTGACCCCATCCTGGGGGATCCCAAGACCCACTCCATCATGAACGTGAAATCTCCCTTCATGACCGGCATCATCCTGATGGTGACCCTGGTGCTGTTTGTGCCCGGGGCGGTGTACGGCTTCGCTTCCGGCAAGTATAAAAACGACAAGGATATGTTTGCGGACATTTCCCAGGCTTTCAAGGATATTTCTTCCTACATCCTGCTGTGCTTCTTCTGTTCCCAGTTCACCAGTTATTTCGGCTGGTCCAAGCTGGGGCTGGTGCTGGCCATCAAAGGGGCTGCGGGACTGAAGGCCATGAACTTCACCGGGCTTCCGCTGATCATCGGTCTGGTGATCGTATCCTGCATCGTGAACATCTTCATCGGCTCCGCTTCCGCCAAGTGGGCCATCCTGGCACCGGTGATGGTGCCCATGATGATGCTCATGGGGTTTGACCCGGCTCTGACCCAGGTGGCCTACCGGATTGGGGACTCCCTGACCAACCCGCTGTCTCCCCTGTTCTATTATTTCCCTCTGATGCTGGGATTTGCCCGGAAGTATGAAAAGGACACCGGGATGGGCACCATCATCGCCAATATGCTGCCCTATTCCATCTGCTTTGCCATTGCCTGGCTGATTCTGCTGGCAGCCTGGGTGGTACTGGATCTGCCCCTGGGCCCCGGCGGCGGGATTTATCTGTAA
- a CDS encoding peptidase dimerization domain-containing protein, producing MSLRKDKAKEIDFTITVHGVSAHGSTPHLGKDAIVAASAVVQAAQTLVSRVNNPLRPLVLGFESVRAGKQFNIVCDKVQLTGCLQAYDDELLMDMADKLKKLARRTAETFDCRSEMALLPEGGAC from the coding sequence ATGAGTTTACGGAAGGATAAAGCAAAGGAAATCGATTTTACCATCACCGTCCATGGGGTTTCGGCCCACGGTTCCACGCCCCATCTGGGGAAGGATGCCATTGTGGCGGCTTCGGCGGTGGTCCAGGCGGCCCAGACCCTGGTGAGCCGGGTGAACAATCCCCTCCGTCCCCTGGTCCTGGGGTTTGAAAGCGTCAGGGCCGGGAAACAGTTCAACATCGTCTGCGACAAGGTCCAGCTGACCGGCTGTCTCCAGGCCTACGACGACGAACTGCTCATGGACATGGCGGACAAACTGAAGAAACTGGCCCGGCGGACGGCGGAAACTTTTGACTGCCGCAGCGAAATGGCCCTGCTGCCGGAAGGGGGCGCCTGCTGA
- a CDS encoding NAD(+) diphosphatase, protein MHFEYCPTCGSHLQSKPAGDEGPVPFCPVCQRYWFDFFYSCIIILLCNEQDEVVLCKQPHLSQEYESITSGFIMPGETAEETAHREVREELGLTLERMIPEGTYWFSKGQMLMHGFLGFVRKQPFRLSQEVTSAHWVPILDLPQTAYPETPENVIYPLWRKLLAMKGLEEPKKRK, encoded by the coding sequence ATGCATTTTGAATATTGCCCCACCTGCGGCAGCCATCTCCAGTCCAAACCGGCGGGGGATGAGGGGCCGGTCCCTTTCTGCCCTGTATGCCAGCGGTACTGGTTCGATTTTTTCTACAGCTGCATCATCATCCTGCTGTGCAATGAACAGGACGAAGTGGTCCTGTGCAAACAGCCCCACCTGTCCCAGGAATACGAAAGCATCACCTCCGGGTTCATCATGCCGGGGGAAACTGCAGAAGAAACGGCCCACCGGGAAGTCCGGGAAGAACTGGGCCTGACCCTGGAACGGATGATCCCGGAAGGCACCTACTGGTTCAGCAAGGGACAGATGCTCATGCACGGCTTTTTGGGCTTTGTCCGGAAGCAGCCTTTCCGGCTGTCCCAGGAAGTCACCTCCGCCCACTGGGTCCCCATCCTGGACCTGCCCCAAACTGCCTATCCGGAAACCCCGGAAAATGTGATCTACCCTCTGTGGCGGAAGCTGCTGGCCATGAAAGGGCTGGAAGAACCGAAGAAAAGGAAATGA
- a CDS encoding ferritin: protein MLDNKVRDLINEQVTKEFYSAYLYLDFANYYQEKGLDGFAHWFDIQAQEERDHAMLMRTYLQNNDVPVVFGTIDKPDMTCKKLDDALKAALKHEQFITGCINKIYAAADKAKDYRTMQFFDWFVKEQGEEEKNVSDLIKKFELFGSDPKGLYALNQELLARVYAAPTLVP from the coding sequence ATGCTGGACAATAAAGTCAGAGACCTGATCAACGAACAGGTCACCAAGGAATTCTATTCCGCCTACCTGTATCTGGATTTCGCCAACTATTATCAGGAAAAGGGACTGGACGGTTTCGCCCACTGGTTCGATATCCAGGCCCAGGAAGAACGGGACCACGCCATGCTTATGCGCACCTACCTGCAGAACAACGATGTTCCCGTGGTCTTCGGCACCATCGACAAACCGGACATGACCTGCAAGAAACTGGACGATGCCCTGAAGGCCGCCCTGAAACATGAACAGTTCATCACCGGCTGCATCAACAAAATCTACGCCGCCGCCGACAAAGCCAAAGATTACCGGACCATGCAGTTCTTCGACTGGTTCGTCAAAGAACAGGGCGAAGAAGAAAAGAACGTCAGCGACCTGATCAAGAAATTTGAACTGTTCGGCAGCGATCCCAAAGGGTTGTATGCCCTGAACCAGGAACTCCTGGCCCGGGTCTACGCCGCCCCCACCCTGGTACCCTGA
- a CDS encoding HD domain-containing protein: MSPETFLAILTRAGRLKTATRHCWTASGRQESVADHSWRMALMALLLSKEPEFRELDLDRVIRMCLIHDLGEAFTGDIPTFAKGDRNRAVEQDCWASWLATFPEENREEWQALLEEMEAQETREARLYKALDKLEAVISHNESDRDTWLPLEYDLQFTYPEKAVQFSPWLKELKKAVDQWTEAKIKNR; the protein is encoded by the coding sequence ATGTCCCCTGAAACGTTTCTTGCGATCCTGACCCGGGCCGGCCGGCTGAAAACCGCCACCCGCCACTGTTGGACCGCTTCCGGCCGCCAGGAAAGCGTGGCGGACCATTCCTGGCGGATGGCCCTGATGGCCCTTCTGTTGTCCAAGGAACCGGAATTCCGGGAACTGGACCTGGACCGGGTGATCCGGATGTGCCTGATCCACGACCTGGGAGAAGCCTTTACCGGGGATATCCCCACCTTTGCCAAAGGAGACCGGAACCGGGCGGTGGAACAGGATTGCTGGGCCAGCTGGCTGGCCACCTTTCCGGAAGAAAACCGGGAGGAATGGCAGGCCCTGCTGGAAGAGATGGAAGCCCAGGAAACCCGGGAAGCCAGACTGTACAAGGCCCTGGACAAACTGGAAGCGGTGATCAGCCACAATGAATCGGATCGGGACACCTGGCTGCCCCTGGAATACGATCTCCAGTTCACCTACCCGGAAAAAGCCGTCCAGTTCTCTCCCTGGCTGAAAGAACTGAAAAAAGCCGTGGATCAATGGACGGAAGCGAAGATAAAAAACAGATAG